A genomic window from Candidatus Cloacimonadaceae bacterium includes:
- a CDS encoding SMP-30/gluconolactonase/LRE family protein yields the protein MKTQNKLNKKILLLLIVLVISAAIFIWLKLSSVELKNPESIAYDSIGDRFLISNTGGRSIVSMDSTGTLSTFLKGGLTAPRGIKIISPFLYVADKDQVHVIDIPTQTITRSIPIEGAGMLNDIEADRNGLLYITDTAANYLYILDPATKKLEKFTAPQLISPNGIVYDGPRNQMFIVCLSQHSPILSFDTLKRSFSIFKDTIYSRLDGIAIDDLGRIYFSSLQEKAIYMIPQEQNRFILFRSDMPSVADIYYHLPTNELILPHFEKNRITRIPLD from the coding sequence ATGAAAACGCAAAATAAACTGAACAAAAAGATCCTCTTGCTGCTCATCGTATTGGTGATCAGCGCCGCCATCTTCATCTGGCTCAAGCTGAGCAGCGTCGAGCTCAAAAATCCCGAAAGCATCGCCTATGACAGCATTGGCGATCGCTTCCTGATCTCAAACACCGGCGGACGCAGCATCGTGAGCATGGATAGCACCGGCACGCTCAGCACCTTCCTCAAAGGCGGATTGACCGCTCCGCGCGGCATCAAGATCATCTCCCCCTTTCTCTATGTGGCGGATAAGGACCAGGTGCACGTGATCGACATTCCCACCCAGACGATCACCCGGAGCATTCCCATCGAAGGCGCCGGCATGCTGAACGACATTGAGGCGGATCGAAACGGCTTGCTCTATATCACGGACACCGCGGCAAACTATCTCTATATCCTCGATCCCGCCACCAAAAAGCTGGAGAAATTCACCGCTCCCCAGCTCATCTCTCCAAACGGCATCGTCTATGACGGACCCCGCAATCAGATGTTCATCGTGTGCCTCAGCCAGCATTCGCCGATCCTCAGCTTTGATACGCTCAAGCGCAGCTTTTCGATCTTTAAGGACACGATCTATTCCCGGCTGGACGGCATCGCCATCGACGATCTGGGACGCATCTATTTTTCCTCCTTGCAGGAAAAGGCGATCTATATGATCCCCCAGGAGCAAAACCGCTTTATCCTCTTCCGGAGCGACATGCCTTCCGTGGCGGATATCTATTATCATCTGCCCACAAACGAGCTGATCCTCCCCCACTTCGAAAAGAACAGGATCACCCGCATCCCGCTCGACTGA
- a CDS encoding phosphotransferase translates to MSPKASSVRFVEDTVIKSFDEADLFFRELAVYNANLPMTPKLLSHRETRELVLERIDGIPYLDIPQGFDPIRLAQRIAAFHRHSLKGESCLCHIDNQPKNILWDHADFFLIDFSDSRIEAPEYDLSHLMLFWADSFAPQRLQNLAELFLNEYRKLIPPDPIRWQRCLAENILRFDQRRALFNKKPAILPANQIKQNRLILSSLIV, encoded by the coding sequence ATGAGTCCAAAAGCATCATCCGTCCGCTTCGTCGAAGACACCGTGATCAAATCCTTCGACGAGGCGGATCTTTTTTTCCGCGAGCTGGCTGTCTATAATGCAAATCTGCCGATGACGCCAAAGCTCCTCAGCCACCGCGAAACCCGGGAACTGGTGCTGGAACGAATCGATGGCATCCCCTATCTGGACATCCCTCAGGGATTTGATCCCATCCGGCTCGCCCAACGCATTGCCGCCTTTCACCGCCATTCCCTCAAGGGAGAGAGTTGCCTCTGCCACATCGACAACCAACCCAAAAACATCTTGTGGGACCACGCGGACTTTTTCCTGATCGATTTTTCCGACAGCCGGATCGAAGCCCCGGAATATGATCTCAGCCACCTGATGCTCTTTTGGGCGGATAGCTTTGCCCCCCAGCGCTTGCAAAACCTTGCTGAGCTTTTCCTGAATGAATATCGCAAACTGATCCCTCCGGATCCCATTCGCTGGCAGAGATGCCTCGCAGAAAACATCCTCCGCTTCGATCAACGCCGCGCCCTCTTTAATAAAAAACCCGCCATACTGCCAGCAAACCAGATAAAGCAAAACCGCCTCATCCTATCATCCCTCATAGTCTAA